The following DNA comes from Teredinibacter haidensis.
AACCTTTCGAGCTGGAAAGCAAGGCCGCAGAATAGGCATGGCGGACCTACAAGCATTTATGGCGCAGCAACAGTCGCGCACATCGAAACGATTACTCGATAGTCTTTCTGGTGAGTTTATATCCCCCAATGCCACTGAAGCCGATAACCAGCTTCTAGATGCCATGCGCTACAGCCTGCTTAATGGAGGCAAGCGCATTCGCCCAGTACTAGTTACCGCCGCCGCCCACGCCCTAGCAGAACCAAACGCCGCCACCGACACCTACGCAGCAGCCATAGAATGCATTCACGCCTACAGCCTGATCCACGACGACCTTCCAGCGATGGACAACGACAAGCTGCGCAGAGGCAAACCCACCTGCCATATTGCCTTCGGTGAAGCGACGGCAATCTTGGCGGGCGATGCGCTTCAGTGCCACGCGTTCGAACTGATTACCAGTAACAATGATATCGGTTCAGCGCAGGCCATAGCGGCACTTAAAGTACTTGCCGAGGCCTCCGGTGCAAAGGGAATGGTACTGGGCCAAGCCATTGATCTGGCCTCGGTTGAAAAAGCTCTTGCCCTACAACAACTACAGCTCATGCACCACCACAAAACCGGTGCTTTGATCGAAGCGTCCGTGGTGCTGGGTGGCATTTCCGTCAATGCCAGCGATGAACAACTACGAAAGCTAAAAGTCTACGCCAAAGCCATAGGCCTGGCTTTTCAGGTTAAGGACGATATTCTGGATGTAACCGCCGATACCGCCACTCTGGGCAAGCAACAGGGCGCCGACGCGGAACGCAACAAACCCACCTATGTTTCTTTATTGGGGCTTGAAGGTGCGATAGAAAAGGCTCAAGCTCTGCGGAATGAAGCATTGGAGGCTCTCAGCCCCTTCAACCAGGGCGCCCGTTATTTACGGCAATTGGCGCACTATATTGTTGACCGGGATCACTAGCTGATACGCCGCGACTCAACCCTCGCCCTAAACCCGGTATGCTTACCCTTTTTTAAAGAGCCCCCCATGACAGACAGCCAAGCATTTCTCGATGACATCACCTGGACAACAGAGGGGCTGGTACCGGCCATTGCGCAGGATGCCGCTACGGGAGAAATATTGATGATGGCCTGGATGAACCGAGAAGCCCTGGCGCTTACCGCAGAAAATGGCGTTGCCGTATACTGGTCGCGCTCGCGAAAAAAATTATGGCGCAAAGGTGAAAGTTCTGGCCATACGCAAAAGGTAAAAGAAGTTAAACTCGACTGTGACGCAGATGTTATTATTCTTGTCATCGAGCAACTGGGCGGTATCGCCTGCCATACGGGCCGACGTTCGTGTTTTTACCGAACACTAAAAGATGGTCAGTGGCAAGAAAACTCCGCTGTTATTAAAGACCCTAAAGAGATTTATTCATGAGCGACGTATTAGCTGCACTCGACAATGTAC
Coding sequences within:
- a CDS encoding polyprenyl synthetase family protein → MADLQAFMAQQQSRTSKRLLDSLSGEFISPNATEADNQLLDAMRYSLLNGGKRIRPVLVTAAAHALAEPNAATDTYAAAIECIHAYSLIHDDLPAMDNDKLRRGKPTCHIAFGEATAILAGDALQCHAFELITSNNDIGSAQAIAALKVLAEASGAKGMVLGQAIDLASVEKALALQQLQLMHHHKTGALIEASVVLGGISVNASDEQLRKLKVYAKAIGLAFQVKDDILDVTADTATLGKQQGADAERNKPTYVSLLGLEGAIEKAQALRNEALEALSPFNQGARYLRQLAHYIVDRDH
- the hisI gene encoding phosphoribosyl-AMP cyclohydrolase, whose translation is MTDSQAFLDDITWTTEGLVPAIAQDAATGEILMMAWMNREALALTAENGVAVYWSRSRKKLWRKGESSGHTQKVKEVKLDCDADVIILVIEQLGGIACHTGRRSCFYRTLKDGQWQENSAVIKDPKEIYS